In Bos taurus isolate L1 Dominette 01449 registration number 42190680 breed Hereford chromosome 13, ARS-UCD2.0, whole genome shotgun sequence, the DNA window GTGGGATTTTCTTGAGAATAGTAGATAACACTCAAAAGTTGTCATTCTCATCTTttccccaaagaaagaaagactccTCAATCATATGGGGAGCATTAAGGGAGCAACCAGCCTGGAAAGGGGAGTTTGTTCAAGCTACACCATTGGGAAACCATCTCCATCTCTGCTGTCCTTGGTCTGGGCTTCATCCTCGGACCAGCTCTTGCCTCATGGGTCCCTGGGTCTCAGGCTCCCAGCCTCACCACTACAAGACAGAAGAGAGATCTCTTCCTGAAGGGTCCAGGTCCTTTGGGGCCAAGAATTGAGTCCCTGTGCTTCTTCTTGACCTCACTTGGATTACTTGCTGTGGCCGGGAGGATGCTGTGCCCACACTGGCCAAGCCTACCTCTGGACCCAGGAGTGAAGTCACTTTACACACTCAGTATGGCTAGCATGGGAAGAAGTGGTTCCCCCCAAGGAAGATGAGGGTGGTCTTACGAAGATAAGGGCACTTGTAATGCAGAAGGCGCACATGTCCATTAAGGCAAGCATTATTATCCCATTCGACTTAGGAGGAGACGTAGGCCCAGAATGAGGAGAAAACttaccccaggtcacacagctaggaagatGCAAACCCCAGGTGAGTCTGACTTCAGAGCTCACGACTTCATCTTCAACACTCAATTGCTTTTCCATTTCAGAACGTGCTGCTATGTTTGGAGTCAAGAAGCATCAGCTCCCACTTAAAGATCTAAATAGTCATGCCAGTagaattcttttccatttttaagcaACGGTTTAGGAAGGAGATAAATCCTGGCCTATCTGATTACGTGTTTGTATTCATTTCTGTAACATACTGTCTATCTTTTACGACCTTAGACAGGTGGATCCCGAGCAACTATCCAATTACGGAAAACATCCGAGCCATATACCTGACACTAGAGAAACTCATTCAGTCTGAAGAAACCCAGGTGAATGGAATTGTAATTCTTGCAGACTACAAAGGAGTGAGCTTATCAAAGGCATCTCATTTTGGCCCTTTTATAGCCAAAAAGGTGATTGGCATCCTTCAGGTATGGCTCCTATCTGTCATGTACCTGTCCTGTGGCTGTTTGTCTTTCCCAGGGCCCTGTCTACCTCCAGTTCCACCTAATACACAAACCCCACCTCCCGCGCCTCCCCACAGTCAGGACAATACAAAAGCATTATGGGAAGAAATGTAAAAGTCCAGTTCACCACTCATTCTCATCAAGGTCTCCAGTAGTTACTGGGCAAAATCAACTTTAGGACAAGAGCCCAAAAACCAGAGAAATGCTTtctgctttgtttgtttgtttgtttgggggggTGGTTTTTTGGCCCAGAAGACAGAGAAATTCTTGACAAATGGAACTGAGATGTTTCTGCTGAGGTGATGGAGCCTCTCCTTTTTTCTGCAGAACCTGGGCTCAGGGAACCCTGCTGGGCTGTTTTGGTCAGAAGCTTTTCACACCTCATGTTGTGCATTTCAGAACACAAGTCTCTGGGAACCATAAAGTTCTTCCTGCGTCTGCAGTGTGTGAGATGGTTTGCACATGCAAAgtgcttgtttttttaattgaagtatatacttgctttacagtattatgttagtttaaggtgtacagcagaatgattcagtatttttatagattatactccattaaaaggtattacaaaataatggctataattccctgtgctgtccaatatATCGTTGTTGCTGCAAAGCACACTTACAGCCATGGTAAGCCATTCAGCCCTTCAGGGAATTCTCTGAGATACACAAGGTAAGAGTTATCTTTCCTTGTTGATAGAAGAGGAAACCTTCAGGATGTAGTCTGGCAGCCTGGACCCTCATTCATCAGACCCAGTCGATGGGGTGCTGTCTCCTGTGAGCTGTGGGGCACCAGTGATCCCACGATTCTCCCCCATCAAATTCCATGGTGTTTGAGCCTGTCTTGTGCACCAGGCtgattatttaaacatttaaatgtcACTTCCAGTCATTATCAGAAATGTGAATTCTTGTGTGGAGGtaatacttgggcttcccttagcTTCCACTCTTCTTTGCTTCTGCCAAATATTGTGCAGATTCAAGTGTCAGGATAATGCATTCAATCAGTGGTTTTCTAGTCCTGTAAGATGGTCTGGGGGACAAAAAATGTTCCAGGGTCAAGTATGTTTGGGAAATACAGCATAGCATGCCCCTTTCTTGTGAATTTCAACATAAACATTTGCATACTGAAAGCCTGACCAGTCCCGCAGTTAAGGAAACCTGTTTGACTGTATTTAGTCTACTGTTTCTCAAACTCAGTTGCTTACCACAGAACCCTTTTTGCATCACAGGCTAGTAACATCCTGAGAAATACACTTTGGGCAACACTGATCTAGAAGGCCTGATATTTGTTAGATCTGACCACACAGGCTCAGACTGTTTTTTTGCCCTAAGGAGGGCAGCTATCCACCTGCTTGCCTAACCCTTTCCTAAGCCAGCTCTGGGTCCTTAGATAGACTCTTTGCCTGAGACCCATCTTCCTGTCTAGCCCTGACTTGGGCTGTCTTTGAAGAGACTGGGAGAATCAGACCAGACTGATGTTGGGGCTAAAAATGGGGAAGGCAGGCTGTGGTAACTGAGTTTTCAGATTCTTAACATCGGGATTCTAacattcccttcccttcccttcccccacaggATGGTTTCCCCATTCGGATCAAAGCAGTCCATGTAGTGAATGAACCTCGAATATTTAAAGGTATTTTTGCCATCATAAAACCATTTCTGAAGGAGAAGATAGCAAACAGAGTAAGTGATGATCCtatcaaagatactttaattttttttttatgcttcctTTTCTGTGACATCTCTAAGTTTATTGCAACAACTATAaacttattattctttttttttaagatttacatatttattattttttgtttcactgggtcttcattgctgtgcgtggtcttctcattgcagtggcgtctcttgttgcagagcacgggctctacgcacatgggctcagtagctgtggctcgtgggctctagagtgctggttCCGTAGTTGGGCCACatttagttgctccacggcacatgggatcttcccagatcagggatcaaacccgtggtTTCttcactggcagacagattcttaaccactagaccaccggagaagcccagtttatcattcttgcctgggactaCTAAGTTGGAAAGTACGAGGTTTCAGATAAAATAAGTGAACAGTCTTTTCTGTGAGGGGAAGATGAAATTAATGGGAAAATAATACTTGACTGTAGAGAGAGCAGACCCAGGGTTGTTTTTGTAGGAGCATCTCTGCTCCATGATCATTTAGGCTTTTTAATATCCTGGCCTGGGCGTTGTGAACCAATATCATAttttatgtatgctgctgctgctgctgctaagtcgcgtcagtcgtgtccgactctgtgcgaccccacagccggcagcccaccaggctcccccgtccctgggattctccaggcaagaaccctggagtgggttgccatttccttctccaatgcatgaaagtgaaaagtgaaagtgaagtcgcatagtcgtgtacgactcttagcgaccccatggactgcagcctaccaggctcctccgtccatgggattttccacacaagggtactggagtggggtgccattgccttgaggACGTGGCAAAGGGTGGGCATTGGGTGGGCAGTTAAAAAGAGTCCTGGCAATTTCTGACTGTAGCTCCTTGTGCTTTAAAACTGTTGTCTAtttgtcgctcagtcgtatccaacttcttgagatcccatggactgtagcctgccaggctcctctgtccatgggattctccaggcaagaatactggagtgggtagccattgccttctccaggggatcttcctcacccagggattgaacccaggtctcctgcatttgcaggcagattctttaccatccaagctatAGGAAAGTCCCTGTAGCTTAAATTGTTTAAGCCTTTCCATTTACTTAATTTGTTGTCTTACTGTGTGAAGTTTGTAGAGTAATTCAAGGTTTATGAGATCTGTGAGtttatagtttaatttttatgttaGAGAGGATAGGTGACACTTTAAAAAGAcagtctggggacttccctggtggtccaggaattaggactctgaactttcactccaggggacctgggtttgatccctggttggggagctaagattctgcAAACcgcaaggtgcagccaaaaaagaaaaaaacaatagtcTTCCTCTGACCCTGAAGAGCCAGTGATCTTTTAAACTTTCCGAGGACCATGACTGAAATGTGATGGGTGGTAGGCCTAGGAAAATGGTTATGGTCACTCACATACTCTTCAATTTTGTTCTCGCTTTCAAAGAGGAAATGTAGAATCTCATTTGTGAGGGAGGGAACTTGAAATCCAGATTCCCAGGCCTTTTCCCCAAAGATTTCAACTCGTCAGTTCAGGGGTAGAGCCCAGGAACCTGTGCTTTTAAGACTTCCTTAGGTGATTCTGCTGCACTGTTAGGATTGAGGACCTCTCAGTGTGGCCTCCCAccctgggtttgaacccatgttGCTTCCTGGAGCTTCTGTTTGGAACCTGCTTTTACCAAAGCAGTCTTTGGGCAAGGTCTTTTACATCTACGAAATGACCTTACTGGTGTCCAATAATCTGTTCAATTGGTCCATCGTATGGTAATTCATCCActcaaaactatttttttatCAGCTTTGTGCAGATATGGTctcaatgaacaaaacagaccaaAATCTCCACCCCCAAGAAGCTTACGTTCTAGAGAGACAGACAGTGAGTTATGTCTGTTATCTAGGATGAGAAGGTGCTaatgctatggagaaaaataaaaaagagaaaggagacagcAGGTTCTGGAAGGAAAGGAGCGGTAGTATTCCGTAGGATAGTCAGAGGTGGTGTCATTGAAAGTTGGCGTTTGAGCGAAGACGTGAATTCATGAGGGAGTGAGCCTTACAGGGATCTGGGGGACTCTGAgccgggcggggggcgggggaagcAGGCCTGGAGGAGCCCCAGCGGGGTatgggaggaaggggaggcagaGGTGTAACGGGCCAGACCGTGTGGGCCATCATGTGGACTCTGGTGTTTAGTCTGCGTGAGATGGGTGCACTGGAAGTCCATGTGTTTTAGAGGAGTGACTTGATCTGACCTACGTTGACGAGTGCTTAGGCTGTGGTGGGACAAGGGTTTAAGCACAGAACGGAGGAAGACACTCTGAGAATCCAGGAAAGAAGGGATGGTGAACTGGTCCCACTAGGGTAGCAGGGAGGTGCCAGAATGCTGGAGGTATTTTGAAGGACCAGCTAACAGGATACAGGGTGTGAGGGAAAGAGGGTGAAGGATCCTCAAGCTTTTCACGGCACTGGAAGAGTGGAGTTGGCATCAACCATTCCCTTATTCATTCAATAGATGTGTGTTTGAACACCTTCTAGTAAAGGTTATGATTAACCCAAGGACTTGTGTGCTTTCCTTTCATTCTCTGTAGTTTTTCCTTCACGGGTCTGACCTGAACTCTCTCCACACAAACCTTCCAAGAAACATCCTCCCCAGGGAATACGGGGGCACGGCTGGAGAGCTGGACATCACTGCCTGGAACGCGGTGCTGCTGGCCTCGGAGGAGGACTTCGTAAGGGAGTTCTGCCAGCCGGGCCCTCCCTGTGACAGCATCCTGGGCCAGGCCCTGCCGCCCGAGGGGCTGAGCTCAGAGGTGCCCTGTGATGACTCCATGCGGGCCATGAAATCGCAGCTGTACTCCTGCTACTAGGCAGTCCCCCGCGAATGTCACCATCTTTAcaacctttccttctttcttcggAGAGGCCCAAGGAGGATTCGAGGTGCCAGGGATTGTCTTGCTCCTTGGAACGGAACTGTAGCATGGAGGAAAATCCTGGACAGCTCTGAGCCATAGGGTGAGGCTTGGGTGGCTTGAATGACTCTGTGGAAGACATGGAGAAAGTCCCCCAGCAATTCCAAAATATTTGGAATCCCAGTGTGCAGCCATGAATGTGGAAGCCGTATCTGGTTCTTAGAGAGCTCAAAGCAAGAAAAATGAGGACCAACGTCACTTTGATCCCACATTCCAGGAGAAAACCCCGATTGGCCAGGCAGTGCATTCCTGTGAGACGGTTTGGCCGAGCCTGCCAGGGGGCCACATGTGAGATGATGAGATTGTCTTGAAAGAGACTACAGACCTCTCTCATCTTGAAAGTCAGAGGTCCATCACTGGGTCTGGAAAGCACCTTCACTGAATCATGCAAGAGGACAGAAGCAGCACCTCCTGATCAAACTCGGGAACCAGGGGCCTTATGTACCTCTGGGATTCATGGGTTGAATCTTGCAATAGAACCTTAAAGTTTTTCCGAACCCATAAAGCCTTAGTCCTGGTTCTCAAAAGAATCATACATGATCCTAGACGCACGTGATTTTACTCAACCAAGAAGCCTGGATGTCAGTCCTGTGTAGCTAAAAGAATTCTGGCCTAAGAATTATGAGACTTGGGCCCCAGCCTTAGATGTGTTTCTGTGGACAGGACACACGAGCCTCTGTGGCCTCCagccttctcatctgtaaaatcaggcTGAATGAAGTGACGATGAGGGCCCTTTTGTCCACTAACGGGGCTCTGCAATTTGGTTATTTATTGAATGTTAGACATTGGTTTTCTGCCTAGAAAGAGCACTCTCTAGATACCAGTGGTTGGATTCTGTATTTTTGCGGTATGCATGGGCCTTCCCAAGAGGGATGCGTCATTGCTTCGGCCCTGTCTTTATAGAAACCAGTGGATCAGCAATACCCATTTTCCTTTCACAGGGAGGGTAGTGAAGGCAGATGCGATGCCCATGATCTTGGATGAATTCCTTCCATCTCTGAGACTCTGGCTTATATTTTAAACTTGGCGATGGTAAAGGGTTAAATTAATTGGCATTCTTAAAATTTGGCCTCTGGAAATAAGGGCAAGTTATTCTGGGACACCTGCACCCCAACCCACTTGAGTTTCTATCTCTCATGTCCAGCCAGATTGAATGTTAGTTCTGCATTTTAGCACTTTAGACCCTTCCTGTCAAGAACTTAGCCTTAGCCCAGGCCTCAAATTAGGTGGTTCATCTGATGGCTTTTGACctatttcctttcattcattccaTGCATATTGTGGTGTTAAAAAGTGACAAGTACCATGCACTGTGTGTGTTAGCTTCTCTGTGCACTTGTTAGAGCAGCAGCAGGCAAACTGAATGACTCAGTTAGGACTAGAACAGTCCTCTGACACGTAAAGGCCAATCAGTTGTTTATAAgctatttttctctctctagcactttttaaaatgtctggaGAAGTTGTTGGTGGAAATGACTTAGCTCATTCATGCCAATTCTAGGAAGAACTGTTTTCACCATAGATACTAACCTCGGATGCTCTAAGGACCTGGCTGGGTGGGAGGTGTCAAAATACACCCCCTGGCTGCCTCTAGTCCCATCTAGACGATGCCATGACAACGATGGCATGACCACCACTGCCGAAAAGGTCTAAATGGGACAAGCGGGATGGCTGTAGTAATGAGTGCAGAACCCAGCTGCCTGGGAGAATCGGTCACAGGTTTTCTTAGGTCCCAAAGAGgacagagattaaaaaacaaaacagaaaatttagaCATGAATCATTCAGCCCCAAATTTCCAAGGTTTAAACTGTGCATTGCATTCCTGGCCAGTTGACTTTGTCCATGTGTCTTAACGTGGGGACGGCCAAGCTCACCTCCAGAAATTCCTCAAAGACCAGGGAGGGTGTTGCCCATTTCCCAGACCTTCCCAGTTAGATCAAGGAGCTGTTTCGTTCGGCTTCCGAAAGGATTCAAAGCCAAGGGCTGTTCTACCTTCTGGAGCTGCTGGAGCTGCTGTGTTTTATGTTGGCTCCAGGAAGAGCAAGTGGTTTTGGCACTTCAGGAGGCTTGGTCCGAGCTGTGAAAGCAGGATCTCCCTGGGTGAAAGACGTGGGGGTCTCTGCCTGGCTTCTCTCTACAGCTGCCTCAGCAGGGCAGGGGAATGACCACAGGGGCACCCCGGGAGTTTCACTCAGCAGTGGGAGCAAGTAACTGAACACCAGGAGAACTGAGTGTTTTCCTTAAGGTAAAAGTTTTGACTCATTTCAGACACCTGAaaaggaacatttcctgcaattcAGGGCTGTGTGCTGtaggcaagagaaagaaatagtaaaccaggagacccaagttccagCTTTACTTTGCCACATGACCTTGGTCAGCTGCTGAACATCCCTGAATCGTCCTATGATGAAGGGGGTCTACACTTGGGAGCCCTGAACCCTCTGTTCCTGGCATCAGGGATTTgttctcccccacccacccctaccCCCGCCATCTGAATGACTTTTTAGGTAGTTTAGGTCTGAATGAACTGACACCTAACGCTTCCAAATGAGTCTGTAAGCTTGGGTAATGGGGAGGGGGGTTTTTCCTTCTCTACTGTACAGAATTCTGGAAAATTGTGCTTCTTCCTGGAATTCTGTTCTTTCATGGCCAGAGGCTGGGAGTAATCTACAGAAATAGCCAAAAGTGCAACAACCCTGGCTTCCCCTCTCGAGTTTCCTATTTTCTGTCGGCAGAGGTGGCCTCAGCTCCCTAGTACTTCATCCTGCTTTCACAAGGAGCAGCCtgtccttcagtcagttcagtcactcagtcatgtccgattctttgttactccatgaaccacaacacgccaggcttccctgtccttcaccaactcctggagcttgctcaaactcatatccattgcatcggtgatgccatccaaccatctcatcctctgtcatccccttctcctcccgctttcaatctttcccagcatcggggtcttttgcaaggagtcagttcttcgtatcaggtggccaaagtattggagtttcaacttcagcatcagtccttccaatgaatattcaggactgatttcctttatgattggctggtttgatctccttgcagtccaagagactcaagagtcttctccaacaccacaaaaacaaaagcatcaattcttcagcgcgcagctttctttatagtccaactctcacatccatacatatggaaaaccatagctttgactagacggacctttgttggcagagtaatgtctctgctttttaatatgctgtctaggttggtcatagcttttcttccaaggagcaaatgtcttttaatttcatgactgcaatcaccatctgcggtgattttggagcccagataaagtctcactgtttccattgtttccccatctgtttgccacaaagtgatgggactggatgccatgatcttcgttttttgaatgttgagttttaagccaactttttcactttcttctttcactttcaccaagaggctctttagttctttttcgctttctgccataagggtggtgtcatctgcatatctgaggctattgctgtttctccctgcaatcttgattccagcttgtgcttcttctggcccagcgtttctcatgatgtactctgcttataagttaaataagcagggtgacgatatacagccttgatatactctttttcctatttggaaccagtctgttgttccatgtccagttctaactgttgcttcttgacctacatacagatttctcaggaggcaggtaaggtggtctggtattcccatctcattcagaattttccacagtttcttgtggttcacacagtcaaaggctttggtgtagtcaataaagcagatgtttttctggaactctcttactttttccatgatccaacggatgttggcaatttgatctcgggttcctctgccatttctaaaaccatcttgaacatctgaagttcat includes these proteins:
- the TTPAL gene encoding alpha-tocopherol transfer protein-like isoform X2; translation: MSEESDSLRTSPSVASLSENELPPPSAPAGYVCSLTEDLVAKAREELQEKPEWRLRDVQALRDMVRKECPNLSTSLEDAFLLRFLRARKFDYDRALQLLINYHSCRRSWPEVFNNLRPSALKEVLASGFLTVLPHTDPRGCHVLCLRPDRWIPSNYPITENIRAIYLTLEKLIQSEETQVNGIVILADYKGVSLSKASHFGPFIAKKVIGILQDGFPIRIKAVHVVNEPRIFKGIFAIIKPFLKEKIANRFFLHGSDLNSLHTNLPRNILPREYGGTAGELDITAWNAVLLASEEDFVREFCQPGPPCDSILGQALPPEGLSSEVPCDDSMRAMKSQLYSCY
- the TTPAL gene encoding alpha-tocopherol transfer protein-like isoform X1, whose product is MTSVRGSWELMSEESDSLRTSPSVASLSENELPPPSAPAGYVCSLTEDLVAKAREELQEKPEWRLRDVQALRDMVRKECPNLSTSLEDAFLLRFLRARKFDYDRALQLLINYHSCRRSWPEVFNNLRPSALKEVLASGFLTVLPHTDPRGCHVLCLRPDRWIPSNYPITENIRAIYLTLEKLIQSEETQVNGIVILADYKGVSLSKASHFGPFIAKKVIGILQDGFPIRIKAVHVVNEPRIFKGIFAIIKPFLKEKIANRFFLHGSDLNSLHTNLPRNILPREYGGTAGELDITAWNAVLLASEEDFVREFCQPGPPCDSILGQALPPEGLSSEVPCDDSMRAMKSQLYSCY